One part of the Bdellovibrio bacteriovorus genome encodes these proteins:
- a CDS encoding aminopeptidase, producing MRLKLGLTLLAVATLNSGCQMGYLMKSGYGQMKLLNSRIPVDEALKDPNLDEGKKKKLKLAQEARTFAETELHLKSTKNYTSYVELGRPYVTYVVSAAPKWELKHHQWSYPFMGKMPYKGYFNEDDAKEEEKSLQQDNLDTYMRGVSAYSTLGWFNDPILSSMLRYDDYDLVNTIIHETVHATLYIKNSADFNERLATFLGNKGAELFYLKKEGADSPTLKLIQSENDDSKVFSQFISAELDALEKWYKELPSSERSEEKRTQRIQQIQSKFSAEVVPRLKTESYKRFADAKLNNARLLVYRTYMQDLSDFEKLYELRDRSYFSFIEACRGLEKAKDPSAELKKMLSPP from the coding sequence ATGAGGCTGAAACTTGGCCTGACACTTCTTGCCGTCGCCACGCTGAACAGCGGATGTCAGATGGGCTATCTGATGAAGTCGGGCTATGGGCAGATGAAGCTGCTAAACAGCCGCATTCCTGTCGATGAAGCTCTGAAAGATCCAAACCTGGATGAAGGCAAAAAGAAAAAGCTGAAGCTTGCGCAGGAAGCCCGCACCTTTGCCGAAACCGAACTGCATCTGAAATCCACCAAGAACTACACCTCTTACGTAGAACTGGGCCGCCCCTATGTCACCTACGTGGTCAGCGCCGCCCCCAAGTGGGAACTGAAACATCACCAGTGGTCTTATCCGTTCATGGGAAAAATGCCTTACAAAGGTTACTTCAATGAAGACGACGCCAAGGAAGAGGAAAAGTCCCTGCAGCAGGACAACCTCGACACCTACATGCGCGGCGTTTCAGCCTACAGCACGCTGGGCTGGTTCAATGATCCGATTTTAAGTTCGATGCTTCGCTATGATGACTATGATCTGGTGAACACGATCATTCATGAAACTGTGCATGCCACTCTGTACATCAAAAATTCCGCCGACTTCAACGAACGCCTGGCCACGTTTCTGGGCAACAAAGGCGCCGAGCTTTTCTATTTGAAAAAAGAAGGTGCAGACTCGCCGACACTGAAGTTGATTCAGTCTGAAAACGACGACAGCAAAGTCTTTTCGCAGTTTATTTCGGCTGAACTGGATGCACTTGAAAAGTGGTACAAGGAACTTCCATCCAGTGAAAGATCCGAAGAAAAACGCACGCAGCGAATACAGCAAATTCAGAGTAAATTTTCGGCTGAAGTGGTGCCGCGCCTGAAGACGGAAAGCTATAAAAGATTCGCCGATGCGAAGCTGAACAATGCCCGCTTGCTGGTGTATCGCACGTATATGCAGGACTTGAGTGACTTCGAAAAGCTGTACGAACTCAGGGATCGCAGCTATTTTTCCTTCATTGAGGCCTGTCGCGGCCTAGAAAAAGCCAAAGATCCGTCCGCAGAACTCAAAAAAATGCTCTCTCCCCCGTAA
- a CDS encoding outer membrane beta-barrel protein gives MKKFLSLTLLAVLISTSMPAYAMFTELGLSYGRKTTTFDKDNSFDSESITGSLSLYFLERLALELSYTDATGLREEKASPSDARRTTTQKSQILGADLILVFADKTALFQPYIKGGGAQISRYQQIKIEGQDTYTIEPESVTVPSYGVGLKIKVTESLGIKLSYDVWKTPIGDGLQTDDSSIRAGVTWAL, from the coding sequence ATGAAGAAGTTTTTATCCCTGACCCTATTGGCCGTTCTGATTTCGACCTCTATGCCCGCTTATGCCATGTTCACAGAATTGGGCCTGTCTTACGGAAGAAAAACCACCACCTTCGACAAAGACAACTCTTTTGACTCTGAATCCATCACAGGTTCGCTGTCCCTGTATTTCCTGGAGCGCCTGGCTCTGGAACTGAGCTACACCGACGCCACGGGCCTGCGTGAAGAAAAAGCCAGTCCATCCGACGCCCGCCGTACAACGACACAAAAATCCCAGATCCTGGGGGCGGATTTGATTTTGGTTTTTGCGGATAAAACCGCGTTGTTCCAGCCTTACATCAAAGGCGGCGGAGCGCAGATCAGCCGCTATCAGCAGATTAAAATCGAAGGTCAGGACACTTACACAATCGAACCTGAATCCGTCACCGTTCCCAGCTATGGCGTGGGCTTGAAGATCAAAGTCACTGAATCTTTGGGCATCAAACTGAGCTATGACGTATGGAAGACACCGATCGGTGACGGCCTGCAAACGGACGACAGCTCCATCCGGGCCGGTGTGACCTGGGCATTATGA
- the msrB gene encoding peptide-methionine (R)-S-oxide reductase MsrB — MADKVLKCGLPSDESELKKILTPEQYRIMVENGTERPFQNAYWNHHEQGIYVDAISGVPLFSSDDKFDSGSGWPSFTHPISADAVKEIADYSHGMTRIEVRASSSNSHLGHVFDDGPEPTGLRYCINSASLKFIPRKA; from the coding sequence ATGGCTGACAAGGTTTTAAAATGCGGGCTTCCCTCTGACGAGAGCGAGCTGAAAAAGATTCTGACCCCTGAACAATATCGCATCATGGTTGAAAATGGCACTGAACGTCCGTTCCAGAATGCCTATTGGAATCATCATGAGCAGGGCATTTATGTCGATGCGATTTCCGGAGTGCCGCTGTTTTCCAGCGACGACAAATTTGATTCCGGTTCGGGCTGGCCCAGCTTCACGCATCCGATTTCTGCGGATGCGGTGAAAGAGATCGCCGACTATTCCCATGGCATGACTCGTATCGAGGTGCGAGCGTCGTCGTCGAATTCCCACTTGGGGCATGTGTTTGATGACGGACCGGAGCCAACGGGACTTCGTTACTGCATCAATTCGGCGTCGTTGAAATTCATTCCGCGGAAAGCTTAA